ATCAATGGGGTCATAGAGAGAGTAAACTACTTAAAAATATTGGCATAATGCATGGCTCTATCACCGAAGCATATATTTCAAGAGAAAAGATATCTGGCTCAGCATATCTCGATCCAATCGAAGATATGATTATACAAGGTCTGCAAAAATACGAATTAAGCACCTCAGAAGTAGAATATTATCTTGCTAATAGTGCGAAAGCTAAGGGAGAGGCCACTCCTGTTCCCAAAGAAGATACATTCAATACTGTCGAACGACCAATACGGAAGGAGGAGGATCTAGTCGAAACAGCAAGGGAAATTCTTGAATTGAACAATACAAAAGTCACTAGGAAGATCTATAATATAgtgaagaaattagaagagCAGAACAATACTTTACTTCTGGATCAGTTCCGGACACTTAAATATCATTTACCAGATGTTACTATGAAGATTGAGGAAGATACGGATGATATATTGACTGTGTGTAATAAGAAACTGCTAAATCAGAAGAGAATTTTGACTGATTTACTAAATAAGAGAAATCATTCTAAAATGGAGATTGTCAGGAATTGGAAGAATGATTTGGCAGAATCGACCGAAGCCATCGATTTTGAGGGGTTATATCGAGATAAAATTACAGAAATACGTGACACTTTAAACAAGGAAAGTCTCCCCGCTCCATGAAGACATATAATTGGGCATCTTCGAAATCACTCTCTTCATAACAGGAGATAATTGTCGTCATCCACTACTGTTACTGTATGATAAACTGTATGCAACGTCGATATGTATCTCAGAGTAGTATTGTACCGATTTTTGCTACGGTTATATATGAATCATATACCCAACTCTAGAATTATTTAAGATATACATGTAATATTGATAACCGTCGTTgagtttttgaaaatatacaaGTAACGATCTATTTTGCACAGGTTTTACAGTAGAATACAGCAGCCTAGTGTGATAAATTTGGTCAATGCAGGGACAAGGTGTTGGTAATCAAGTTCGAAATAGTCTACGTATATACGTCCGTtgagaaaatatatatgtaaagAAAGTTACTTCCACCGCGCGGAGAAGGGTATGCGCTCTAATAGAGGATCTTTATGCTTCAAAGTATAGTAGCCTATGCTAGTAGGACCCTCTTTCATCAACATATTTTGATCGTCAGGCTATTGCCTTGGAGTTAAACTCAGAAACGCAACCATAGCATCACTCTTAGTATTGCTGCCATTGCTACAAGTGTTTACAGATTTGACACACAACTAATTAAATGCTGAAAgagatattattgaaaaatcgAACTTCCATAATTAAAGGTAAAGGACTAGGCTCCTTATATAACCGACCATTACAACCTGATTGGCTAAACTGTACATTACACAAACGTCTGCAGTCCACACGATCAATTTCAAGGGACTCTCCAGAGGGTATTGTCTCCAAGTCACATTTGAAAGAGCCAGATCAAAGTATCCCTACTAATGCTGCGGTTAAACAAGCAGCTAAGTTGAATCCATTGGCCCATTCTAAGTATGAATCTAAACAATACCAATTACCAAAATGGAAAGAAGCCTTAGGTGAGTTTGTGATTAGCAAGTTTAATCTAGACATGGATAAGATTAGGGCAGGTCCCGTTGCAGGTTCATacttttataatatttgtaaAGAGCAAGGTTTAcaatttgaagatgaaccattatctaattcagctaaatttttctatgaagatttgaatttacCAAGAACTTTCTCACAATGGTTTCAAATCACTATATTACATGAATGGATGTTATTTGTTAGAATGAGAGCCATGCCATTCAAATACGGGAGGAATTATCAACAAAAATTGGTAGATAGAACTTTCGCAGATATAGAATTGAGActttttgaagaaatgaaaGTCAATTCAGGAAGGATTGTAGAtcaatatttgaaagatttcaATTCCCAATTAAGAGGGGCTGTATTTGCATATGATGAAGGGTTTTTCACAGATGATGCTACTTTGGCAACTGCCTTATGGAGAAATTTATTCGCTGGTAGGAAGGATATTGATATGGTTCATCTAGAGGCGATGGTGAGGTATGTACGTTCACAATTATACGTCTTGAACCAATTATCTGATAGAGAATTTGCCACTGGTAAATTCAAGTTTGTTCCAATTAATGAAACTGTTGAAATATTGACATCAAATGAAGAAGCTGTCATGAAAGAAAAGGTCATACAACATTATGAAAATTTGGATAAGAATCCAAATATTCTACCAAGTGAAAGAAGTAAATTGTCTTATACAAATTAATTGGTCAACTCAGGACCCTTAAGACCTTTTATCAGGGAATGAGCCGTGTAAAT
Above is a genomic segment from Naumovozyma dairenensis CBS 421 chromosome 6, complete genome containing:
- the CBP3 gene encoding Cbp3p (similar to Saccharomyces cerevisiae CBP3 (YPL215W); ancestral locus Anc_6.232), yielding MLKEILLKNRTSIIKGKGLGSLYNRPLQPDWLNCTLHKRLQSTRSISRDSPEGIVSKSHLKEPDQSIPTNAAVKQAAKLNPLAHSKYESKQYQLPKWKEALGEFVISKFNLDMDKIRAGPVAGSYFYNICKEQGLQFEDEPLSNSAKFFYEDLNLPRTFSQWFQITILHEWMLFVRMRAMPFKYGRNYQQKLVDRTFADIELRLFEEMKVNSGRIVDQYLKDFNSQLRGAVFAYDEGFFTDDATLATALWRNLFAGRKDIDMVHLEAMVRYVRSQLYVLNQLSDREFATGKFKFVPINETVEILTSNEEAVMKEKVIQHYENLDKNPNILPSERSKLSYTN